In Microvenator marinus, one genomic interval encodes:
- a CDS encoding superoxide dismutase, translating to MAFELPSLPYSYDALEPNIDARTMEIHHGKHHAGYTNNLNAALEKHPSLAGKAITDLLSDLNAIPEDIRGAVRNNGGGYYNHDLFWKMMKPGGGGAPTGKVGEAILAKWGDFDKFKAEFKAAAGSRFGSGWGWLVVNKAGELEITSTPNQDNPVSEGKKPILGVDVWEHAYYLNYQNRRPDYLEAFFNVINWDFVNELYAA from the coding sequence ATGGCTTTCGAACTTCCATCACTCCCTTACTCGTACGACGCGCTTGAGCCAAATATCGACGCTCGCACCATGGAAATTCACCATGGCAAGCATCACGCTGGCTATACGAACAACCTCAACGCTGCCCTCGAAAAGCATCCTTCACTCGCTGGAAAGGCCATCACGGACCTTCTGAGCGATCTCAATGCTATCCCAGAGGACATTCGTGGTGCCGTGCGTAACAACGGCGGTGGCTACTACAACCACGACCTCTTCTGGAAGATGATGAAGCCAGGCGGAGGCGGTGCGCCTACCGGCAAGGTCGGCGAAGCAATTCTTGCCAAATGGGGCGATTTCGACAAGTTCAAGGCTGAGTTCAAAGCCGCTGCTGGCTCACGTTTCGGTTCGGGCTGGGGTTGGCTTGTGGTCAACAAGGCCGGCGAACTCGAGATCACCAGCACGCCGAACCAGGACAATCCTGTGTCGGAAGGCAAGAAGCCAATTCTGGGCGTCGATGTTTGGGAGCACGCGTACTACCTGAACTACCAGAACCGACGTCCTGACTACCTTGAGGCGTTCTTCAACGTCATCAACTGGGACTTCGTCAACGAACTCTACGCGGCCTAG
- a CDS encoding 5'-deoxyadenosine deaminase, which yields MRTIIKDTTIVTMNDHMEVVKGDILWESKAADGSPGRILQVGGQIQPEPFDQVIDGSGSAVIPGFVQTHIHLCQVLLRNNADDMVLIDWLKKRVWPYEASLDPDSLRTSARLGLAELVLGGTTTLLDMGTVNHTESIVEAIQESGIRAFFGKCQMDYGDEVPKAMLENTAASMKEAIALAERWDGAENGRIRYAFAPRFAVSCTESLMRQIVEAARDLDVYIHTHASETEFENEFTREHHGVSNMAYLESIGICGAKTVLAHGVHVSDEDCELLKRTDTAICHCPSANLKLASGIANIPRYDQYGIRVGLGADGAPCNNNLDAFIEMRLAALLQKPIHGPTAMPAERVLRLATRDGARVLGIDDQVGSLEVGKCADVVMIELDNDPGTNPGGSVYSRIVYAAHRANVRHVFASGNQVVKDRELLTQDVPKMLHEARAAIKTVLGRMEA from the coding sequence ATGAGAACAATCATCAAGGATACGACAATCGTCACCATGAACGACCACATGGAAGTGGTTAAGGGTGATATCCTTTGGGAATCAAAAGCGGCTGATGGCTCGCCGGGGCGCATCCTGCAGGTAGGCGGCCAAATACAGCCGGAACCTTTCGATCAGGTCATCGATGGGAGCGGCTCGGCCGTCATTCCAGGGTTTGTACAGACTCATATCCATCTTTGTCAGGTGCTCCTGCGCAACAACGCCGATGATATGGTGCTCATCGACTGGCTCAAGAAACGTGTCTGGCCTTACGAGGCATCGCTCGACCCTGATTCCTTGAGGACTTCAGCCCGACTTGGCCTGGCCGAGCTCGTGCTCGGAGGCACCACTACGCTCCTAGATATGGGCACGGTCAACCACACCGAGAGTATCGTCGAGGCCATTCAAGAGTCTGGAATTCGTGCGTTTTTTGGTAAGTGTCAGATGGATTACGGCGACGAAGTCCCCAAGGCCATGCTCGAGAACACAGCCGCCAGCATGAAAGAGGCTATCGCCCTGGCTGAGCGCTGGGATGGCGCCGAGAACGGCAGGATTCGCTACGCCTTTGCGCCAAGGTTTGCCGTCTCGTGCACAGAGAGTCTCATGCGGCAGATCGTGGAAGCCGCCCGCGATCTGGACGTCTATATCCATACCCACGCCTCAGAGACCGAGTTCGAGAATGAATTTACGCGCGAGCACCACGGTGTCTCCAATATGGCGTACCTTGAGAGTATCGGCATCTGCGGCGCCAAGACCGTGCTTGCCCACGGCGTACACGTCAGTGACGAGGACTGCGAACTTCTCAAGCGCACGGACACCGCGATTTGCCACTGCCCATCCGCGAATCTCAAGCTCGCGAGCGGGATCGCAAATATCCCGCGCTACGACCAATATGGCATCCGCGTTGGGCTCGGCGCAGACGGGGCCCCCTGCAATAATAATCTCGACGCTTTCATAGAGATGAGGCTCGCGGCCCTTCTGCAAAAGCCGATTCACGGCCCAACCGCCATGCCAGCCGAACGCGTTCTACGACTCGCGACGCGAGACGGCGCGCGGGTCCTCGGAATTGACGACCAGGTCGGGAGTCTTGAGGTTGGAAAATGCGCCGATGTGGTCATGATCGAGCTCGACAATGACCCCGGCACAAATCCTGGCGGAAGCGTCTATTCAAGAATCGTCTACGCCGCCCATAGAGCGAACGTCCGGCACGTCTTCGCGTCTGGAAATCAAGTGGTCAAAGACCGCGAGTTGTTGACCCAAGACGTGCCCAAAATGCTTCATGAAGCCCGCGCCGCCATCAAAACTGTACTCGGGCGTATGGAGGCCTGA
- a CDS encoding serine/threonine-protein kinase, producing MSRPDPLIGRVLRGTIEIRRLIGKGGMGAVYEGYQSHLDRRVAVKVMTPEHARNPIAAEYFIREARQSSALRHPNIIQIIDFGQEEDVLFMAMEFVPGVPLSSLMREQRLSDERISKIMQQVLSALEEAHAKGIVHRDLKPDNIMVEQTRDGDFVKILDFGIAQSKASQPAGPLTQAGALVGTPNYMSPEQAEGKEIDGRSDLFSMGIILYELLTKKLPFRGDSVPRILIEVIQKDPPAPATLNPDVNPLLEVICKRALEKNRELRYQSATEFRQAFLGETQKKAEPAAQFIFKRKPRTSPRITDDETIQLSKHTEDLANDSSEVVDTNRLFDTETRSAPVSAPEPSVSRFGVDLNDLKKDLVGERQTVCSLVIQHRALTREDPEVMADARDLLENITRSVAERWGGLVQGRSGAFITVLFGTETYDPQAAVKASQAAMDLRGNLKRNLPDFLEFGLGIDAGELYVPGLDWSKASGESLDTAFELAQGAHASEIRVAASIVPLLESFYKLGDSRDGARSILGLSDAEALDRNESFEGLVGRDIQVAGVLAFVSEVARGKGGVLLMQGAAGMGKSAMLHEAGRMAQERGGLVFKAWSKYEGAQEVRNILAQWIRAIARYHGRSKDIDVLGQELGMTPESARLLRAFVENRLAEATSGLSNQQLDDGASSLQAVDAAFRQLLKGQAKRRLPLLQLDEVHDLSPELKTWLERFSRTIADQNIGLMVGFRSKHPEEVDFARTIYLEALEDSASRAILKVNLPVEVGAALRAELVKLAAGVPLHLMELIRIVKSRKAMTLEEAQAHLSKAPDVRTSLLTRLYDLEKPAQNLMALLAVLGNQTRGDVLLEIALEAWQPEQELEKLWRSGLLSIEGESEEPEIFFNPPVFGDVVYEQMSLKMRAQVHQRASDYFEGRLSTEKNTALKRHWRLKAAHHLLAAGRSDDALTRLEEVLRDAEFGHEYEVAVDVIKSIKKLLHQSPRRFEFTLKEVRLLEALGRTREAIQIALALDKEDCSPHVQIGTKWELARLWLKEQDPDPVERMLKKTLIEARRMAHENPSVDSLALLIRGLQLLAAAQERGQKFQQAADTLLEAIELTERHQIPSTTDWGARLLWEPLNQLGRIRLRLKELPGAESLFELAMRAALDSNDRRGVMQVKANSSVLLAEQNRVDAAIRTLQDALKIARELNDLQTLAQLRHNEGLMALKQRRRDRAEEAFNESLQISESLDFREGIGLNVKALTMLREK from the coding sequence ATGAGTCGTCCCGACCCTTTGATTGGTCGAGTTTTGCGGGGAACCATCGAGATCCGCCGTCTTATCGGAAAGGGCGGCATGGGCGCGGTCTATGAGGGCTATCAGTCTCACCTCGACCGCCGCGTGGCCGTGAAGGTGATGACGCCTGAGCATGCCAGAAATCCAATCGCAGCCGAGTATTTTATTCGCGAGGCGCGCCAGTCTTCCGCGCTGCGGCACCCAAACATCATCCAGATCATCGACTTCGGGCAGGAAGAAGACGTGCTCTTCATGGCTATGGAGTTCGTGCCCGGGGTCCCGCTCTCGTCCTTGATGAGAGAGCAGCGCCTGAGCGACGAGCGAATCTCCAAGATCATGCAGCAGGTGCTCTCCGCGCTCGAAGAAGCACACGCCAAAGGCATCGTTCACCGCGATCTTAAGCCCGACAATATTATGGTCGAGCAAACTCGCGACGGTGATTTTGTAAAGATTTTGGATTTCGGCATCGCGCAGTCCAAGGCTTCTCAGCCAGCGGGGCCGCTTACACAGGCGGGCGCGCTTGTCGGAACGCCAAATTATATGAGCCCCGAACAAGCCGAAGGTAAAGAGATCGACGGGCGCAGCGACCTCTTCTCCATGGGCATCATTCTCTACGAATTGCTCACCAAGAAACTGCCGTTTCGCGGAGATTCTGTGCCGCGCATCCTGATTGAGGTGATTCAAAAAGACCCACCCGCTCCAGCTACGCTGAATCCCGACGTCAACCCGCTCCTCGAGGTGATTTGCAAACGCGCGCTCGAGAAGAATCGGGAGCTTCGCTACCAGAGTGCAACCGAGTTCCGGCAGGCGTTTCTAGGTGAAACGCAGAAGAAGGCCGAACCAGCCGCTCAGTTCATCTTCAAACGAAAGCCTCGCACGTCTCCACGCATCACTGATGACGAGACGATCCAGCTCAGCAAACACACCGAGGATCTCGCCAACGACAGCTCCGAGGTCGTGGACACGAATCGCCTCTTTGATACCGAAACCAGGTCTGCGCCGGTCAGTGCCCCTGAACCATCTGTCTCGCGGTTTGGCGTAGACCTCAACGACCTGAAGAAGGATCTCGTCGGAGAGCGCCAAACCGTGTGTTCACTGGTAATTCAGCACCGAGCTCTTACGCGTGAAGACCCGGAGGTTATGGCAGATGCGCGTGACCTCCTCGAGAATATCACGCGGAGCGTGGCTGAGCGTTGGGGCGGCCTTGTGCAGGGCCGAAGCGGCGCCTTCATCACGGTTCTCTTTGGAACCGAGACCTACGACCCTCAAGCAGCGGTCAAGGCCTCCCAGGCTGCGATGGATCTGCGCGGCAACCTCAAGCGAAATCTCCCTGACTTTTTGGAGTTTGGCCTTGGCATCGACGCCGGAGAACTCTACGTGCCAGGGCTCGACTGGTCCAAGGCGAGCGGTGAGTCGTTGGATACGGCGTTCGAGTTGGCGCAAGGTGCGCACGCCTCGGAGATTCGGGTTGCGGCATCCATCGTGCCGCTTCTCGAAAGCTTTTATAAGCTCGGTGATTCAAGAGATGGCGCCCGCTCTATCCTAGGCCTGAGCGACGCAGAAGCGCTCGACCGAAACGAGTCCTTCGAGGGCCTCGTCGGCCGCGATATACAGGTTGCCGGCGTACTCGCCTTTGTCTCGGAAGTGGCGCGCGGCAAGGGTGGGGTGCTCTTGATGCAAGGGGCTGCCGGCATGGGCAAATCGGCGATGCTTCACGAGGCGGGGCGCATGGCTCAGGAACGCGGCGGGCTCGTCTTTAAGGCGTGGTCTAAGTATGAGGGGGCCCAAGAGGTCCGCAATATCTTGGCCCAGTGGATCCGCGCCATCGCAAGGTACCATGGGCGCTCTAAAGATATTGATGTGCTCGGCCAAGAACTCGGAATGACCCCCGAAAGCGCTCGTCTGCTCAGGGCTTTTGTAGAAAACCGGCTGGCTGAGGCGACTTCCGGTCTCTCAAATCAACAACTAGACGACGGAGCCTCGTCGCTTCAGGCCGTAGATGCCGCGTTTCGACAATTGCTCAAAGGCCAGGCAAAACGCCGGCTCCCGCTACTTCAGCTAGACGAAGTTCACGACCTGAGCCCAGAGCTCAAAACCTGGCTGGAGCGTTTTTCCAGAACGATCGCAGACCAAAATATCGGACTCATGGTGGGCTTCAGGAGCAAACATCCAGAAGAGGTGGACTTCGCCCGAACCATCTACCTCGAAGCGCTCGAAGATTCTGCGTCGCGCGCCATTTTAAAGGTGAACCTCCCAGTGGAGGTGGGCGCGGCCTTGAGGGCTGAGTTGGTCAAGCTCGCGGCCGGCGTGCCGCTTCATCTGATGGAGCTCATCAGGATCGTCAAGTCGAGGAAGGCGATGACTCTTGAGGAAGCTCAGGCGCACCTCTCAAAGGCACCAGATGTAAGAACGAGCCTTCTCACGCGCCTCTACGACCTCGAAAAACCCGCGCAGAATCTGATGGCGCTCCTCGCCGTGCTCGGCAACCAGACCCGCGGCGACGTGCTCCTCGAGATCGCGCTTGAAGCATGGCAACCCGAGCAAGAACTCGAAAAATTATGGCGCTCAGGGCTCCTGAGCATTGAAGGCGAGTCCGAGGAACCTGAGATATTCTTTAACCCTCCGGTCTTTGGCGACGTGGTTTACGAACAGATGTCGCTCAAGATGCGCGCGCAGGTTCATCAACGTGCGTCGGACTACTTTGAGGGGCGTCTTTCGACCGAGAAAAACACGGCGCTCAAGCGGCACTGGCGGCTCAAGGCGGCACACCACCTCTTGGCCGCTGGCCGAAGCGACGACGCGCTGACTCGCCTCGAAGAAGTCTTGCGAGACGCTGAGTTTGGCCACGAGTACGAAGTCGCTGTGGACGTTATTAAGTCCATCAAGAAACTCCTGCACCAGAGCCCGCGGCGCTTTGAGTTCACGCTTAAAGAGGTCCGGCTGCTCGAGGCGCTGGGCCGAACCCGTGAGGCGATCCAGATTGCGCTCGCGCTCGATAAAGAAGACTGCTCGCCACACGTTCAGATCGGCACCAAATGGGAGCTCGCGAGGCTCTGGCTCAAGGAGCAAGACCCAGATCCGGTGGAGCGAATGCTCAAGAAGACGCTCATCGAGGCGCGCCGCATGGCCCACGAAAACCCTAGCGTTGATAGCCTCGCCCTCCTCATTCGCGGTCTACAGCTGCTCGCGGCTGCCCAGGAGCGTGGGCAAAAGTTCCAGCAAGCCGCCGATACCCTGCTTGAAGCGATCGAGCTCACAGAACGTCATCAGATCCCGTCCACCACCGATTGGGGGGCAAGGCTGCTCTGGGAGCCGTTGAATCAGCTTGGGCGCATCCGGCTCAGGCTCAAAGAGTTGCCGGGCGCCGAGAGCCTCTTCGAGCTTGCGATGCGCGCCGCTCTAGACTCGAACGACCGCCGCGGTGTCATGCAGGTCAAAGCCAATAGCAGCGTGCTCCTCGCTGAGCAAAACCGGGTTGATGCCGCGATCCGAACACTCCAAGACGCCCTTAAAATTGCTCGAGAGCTCAACGATCTGCAGACCTTAGCCCAACTTCGGCATAACGAGGGGCTCATGGCGCTCAAACAACGCAGGAGAGACCGCGCCGAGGAAGCGTTCAACGAGAGCCTTCAAATCAGCGAGTCCCTAGACTTTAGAGAGGGTATCGGCCTCAACGTCAAAGCGCTCACGATGCTGAGGGAAAAATGA
- a CDS encoding DUF455 family protein, which translates to MQIREFAERVLFAETLEEKLRAPDFARIRDDQPGEPRAWTTPGRPPELEISPKRTRRRLPHPDSLDDPQMRVRCLHTFANHELMALELMAWALLAFPDAPAVFRRGLLKILVDEQRHFQVYADRISELGSYFGEQPINDHFWRCAPSLDTPLKFVSAINLTFEQANLDFAPEYEAHFRRVGDHESAKIMEMIAADEVHHVGFGAAYLRKETPEDRAMFDVWCENLTFHNTPARARGEQMNVDLRLAAGLDDEFIGRMRGYSKT; encoded by the coding sequence ATGCAGATTCGTGAGTTTGCCGAGCGCGTACTTTTTGCCGAGACACTCGAGGAGAAGCTTCGGGCCCCAGACTTCGCGCGGATACGCGACGACCAGCCGGGCGAACCACGAGCATGGACCACGCCGGGAAGGCCACCAGAGCTCGAGATTTCTCCTAAGCGCACTCGGCGCCGCCTCCCTCACCCGGACTCGCTAGACGACCCTCAAATGCGGGTGCGCTGCCTGCACACGTTTGCGAACCACGAGCTGATGGCGCTCGAACTCATGGCGTGGGCGCTGCTCGCGTTCCCAGACGCGCCCGCCGTGTTCCGGCGCGGACTCCTGAAAATCCTCGTCGACGAACAGCGCCATTTCCAAGTCTACGCCGATCGTATCTCTGAGCTCGGCTCTTATTTTGGAGAACAGCCCATCAACGACCACTTCTGGCGATGCGCGCCGTCGCTCGATACGCCGCTGAAGTTCGTCTCGGCCATAAACCTCACGTTCGAACAGGCAAACCTCGACTTTGCCCCCGAATACGAAGCCCATTTCAGGCGAGTGGGCGATCACGAATCCGCCAAGATCATGGAGATGATCGCCGCGGACGAAGTGCATCACGTGGGATTTGGCGCTGCCTACTTGAGAAAAGAAACACCCGAAGATCGCGCCATGTTCGACGTTTGGTGCGAGAATCTGACCTTTCACAACACTCCTGCGCGAGCCCGAGGAGAGCAGATGAACGTAGATTTACGCCTGGCAGCCGGGCTCGATGACGAATTCATTGGCCGCATGCGTGGCTACTCCAAAACCTAG